One region of Triticum aestivum cultivar Chinese Spring chromosome 6B, IWGSC CS RefSeq v2.1, whole genome shotgun sequence genomic DNA includes:
- the LOC123137474 gene encoding CLIP-associated protein isoform X3 has protein sequence MEAALEAARSKDTKERLAGVERLHEALEAAARRGLTAAEVTALVDTCMDLTRDANFRVAQGGLHALSAAAVLAGDHFKIHLNALVPAAVERLGDGKQPVRDASRQLLVTLMEVSSPTIIVERAGSYAWTHKNWRVREEFVRTLATAVGLFASTELLLQRVFLSPVLQLLNDLNQSVREAAISCIQEMYKNMGSQFHEELQRHNLPSYMLKEINSRLDKIEPKVPSSDGARTQYKAMERSVSAHPKRGSPRKKNTSRESTLFGGDTDITEKPVEPIRVHSEKELFREIEKIASALNPEKDWSIRIAAMQRIEALVYGGAIDYPSFFMLLKQLVHPLSSQLADRRSSIVKQACHLLNVLSKELLSDFEACAEIFIPALFKLVVITVLVIAESSDNCVKTILRNCKVSRIVPLIADTSKNDRSAILRARCCEYALLILEYWADAPEIQRSADLYEDLIKCCVADAMSEVRATARSCYRMFIKTWPERSRRLFMSFDPAIQRIINDEDGGMHKRYPSSLHEKGAQLSRSSSHASGTHLTGYSTSSIVAMDKGAAISSESSLPSSMLLSQSKATSRHAERSIESVLSSSKQKVSAIESLLKGVGISGRQNFSAVRSTSLDLGVDPPSSRDPHIPLAAPASDHLSLQSSALLDSSLPSISIRRNGGSRLVDAMPQVDTKERSRSPYSRNLSSEPMSDLSVPYLRRSSGRSQDDSIMDESNDTWPRPNRRSPQMHTDKHFTDMAYRDASYRNSQNNHVPHFQRPLRKQVTSRVSVGVRHSFDDGHVPSNEMSGYTDGPASLNEALSEGLSPSSDWVARVAAFNFVQTLLQLGQKGIQEITQNFEKVMKLFFRYLDDPHHKVAQAAFSTLADIIPACKKPFESYVERILPYVFSRLIDPKELVSKPCSSTLEVVGRTYAVDTLLPAIVRSLDEQRSPKAKLAVLEFANKSFSKYKVDSEGYSNSGFLKLWLSKLAPLIHEKNAKLKETSIKGIISVYSHFDSTAVLNFILNLSIEEQNLVRRSLKQYTPRIEVDLVNYLQSKKERSRPKSYEYEQIDFGTSEDGYNPTSRNSYPFGRVSASSFDNESGKRMHAVQESTYLTGRTTSDVRTDHANQCFEPSSEADIFTASRESKSNARSVVEAARSWADYPEKSDATIDDENSIGTPRLDFVRRVSDGHNNAAVTTVGKNIQDMNQFVDLSSVKVVSHTTDGPSVPQLLHRIISNDGEVSSQDKQDALQQLLQASANNDNSIWTKGAFSIASC, from the exons ATGGAGGCGGCGCTGGAGGCGGCGCGCTCCAAGGACACCAAGGAGCGCCTGGCTGGGGTGGAGCGGCTGCACGAGGCCCTGGAGGCCGCGGCGCGCCGCGGGCTCACCGCGGCCGAGGTCACGGCGCTCGTCGACACCTGCATGGATCTCACCAGGGACGCCAACTTCCGGGTCGCGCAGGGCGGCCTgcacgcgctctccgccgccgccgtgctcgccggcgaccacttcaAGATCCACCTCAACGCCCTCGTGCCCGCCGCCGTCGAGCGACTCGGCGATGGCAAGCAGCCGGTCCGTGACGCATCCCGCCAGCTCCTCGTCACGCTCATGGAG GTTTCTTCTCCAACAATCATTGTTGAAAGAGCTGGAAGTTATGCTTGGACTCACAAGAACTGGAGGGTGCGAGAAGAGTTTGTGCGCACCCTTGCAACGGCAGTTGGGCTTTTTGCTTCTACAGAGCTCCTTCTACAGCGAGTGTTTCTTTCACCT GTCCTGCAATTGTTGAATGATTTGAATCAAAGTGTTAGAGAGGCTGCAATCTCTTGTATTCAG GAGATGTACAAAAATATGGGATCTCAGTTCCATGAAGAGTTGCAGCGCCATAATCTGCCTTCTTATATG CTAAAGGAAATAAATTCAAGATTGGATAAAATAGAACCAAAGGTTCCCTCATCTGATGGTGCTAGAACGCAATATAAGGCCATGGAAAGATCTGTTAGTGCTCATCCCAAAAGAGGTAGTCCAAGGAAAAAAAACACATCAAGGGAAAGCACATTATTTGGAG GTGACACAGATATTACCGAAAAACCGGTGGAACCCATAAGAGTTCATTCAGAGAAAGAATTATTTAGAGAGATTGAGAAGATTGCATCTGCCCTTAATCCAGAAAAGGACTGGTCTATACGTATTGCTGCAATGCAAAGGATCGAAGCCTTGGTATATGGAG GCGCAATTGATTATCCATCATTTTTCATGCTCTTGAAGCAGCTAGTTCATCCATTGTCCTCTCAGCTAGCTGATCGACGGTCTAGCATTGTAAAGCAG GCATGTCATCTACTTAATGTACTATCGAAGGAACTCCTCAGCGACTTTGAAGCATGTGCTGAAATATTTATTCCG GCACTTTTTAAGCTTGTTGTCATAACTGTGCTCGTGATTGCCGAATCTTCAGACAACTGTGTAAAAACT ATCCTGCGGAACTGCAAGGTTTCACGTATTGTTCCACTTATAGCCGACACATCAAAAAATGACCGCAGTGCAATCCTCCGTGCCAG GTGTTGTGAGTATGCACTTCTAATATTGGAATATTGGGCCGATGCTCCAGAAATACAACGCTCAGCTGATTTATACGAAGATCTAATAAAGTGCTGTGTGGCAGATGCAATGAGCGAG GTTCGTGCAACTGCAAGAAGTTGCTATAGGATGTTCATAAAGACATGGCCTGAGCGTTCACGTCGGCTTTTTATGTCATTTGATCCTGCAATACAGAGG ATTATTAATGATGAAGATGGGGGTATGCACAAGCGATATCCTTCATCGTTGCATGAGAAGGGTGCTCAACTTTCTCGTTCCTCATCTCATGCAAGTGGTACACATTTGACCGGATACAGCACTTCATCTATTGTTGCAATGGACAAGGGTGCAGCAATTTCTTCCGAATCATCTCTCCCGTCAAGCATGCTCCTGTCGCAGTCGAAGGCAACTAGCAGACATGCTGAAAGAAGCATAGAGAGTGTGCTTAGTTCAAGCAAACAAAAGGTTTCAGCCATTGAGAGTTTATTGAAAGGCGTAGGCATCTCAGGCAGGCAAAATTTCTCAGCTGTGCGCTCAACAAGCTTGGATCTTG GAGTTGATCCTCCATCCTCTCGTGATCCTCATATACCGCTTGCTGCGCCTGCTTCGGATCACCTTTCTTTGCAGAGTTCTGCATTGTTGGACTCATCCCTCCCTAGCATAAGTATCAGAAGAAATGGTGGTTCACGTTTGGTAGATGCAATGCCTCAGGTAGACACCAAAGAGCGATCGAGGTCACCATATTCGCGTAATCTATCATCTGAACCCATGTCGGATTTGTCAGTGCCTTATTTAAGAAGGTCTTCAGGGAGATCTCAAGATGATAGCATTATGGATGAGAGTAACGATACATGGCCAAGGCCTAACAGGCGATCGCCACAGATGCATACGGACAAACACTTCACTGATATGGCTTATAGGGATGCCAGTTATAGAAATTCGCAAAACAACCATGTCCCACACTTCCAAAGGCCGCTTAGGAAGCAAGTGACATCAAGGGTTTCTGTGGGTGTCAGACACAGTTTTGATGATGGCCATGTCCCATCAAATGAGATGTCTGGATATACAGATGGCCCAGCATCACTAAATGAAGCCCTCTCTGAGGGTCTTAGTCCAAGTTCAGACTGGGTAGCAAGAGTTGCAGCTTTTAATTTTGTTCAGACATTATTGCAACTAGGACAGAAAGGCATTCAAGAAATTACTCAGAACTTTGAAAAGGTCATGAAGCTATTTTTTCGTTATTTGGATGATCCTCATCACAAAGTTGCACAGGCAGCTTTCTCCACACTTGCAGATATTATTCCAGCATGCAAGAAGCCATTTGAGAGCTATGTTGAAAGAATTTTACCATATGTCTTTTCAAGACTTATTGATCCAAAGGAGTTGGTTTCTAAGCCATGTTCATCAACCTTGGAAGTTGTTGGCCGAACATATGCTGTTGACACATTGTTACCTGCAATAGTACGTTCACTGGATGAACAAAGGTCTCCGAAGGCCAAACTGGCTGTTCTTGAGTTCGCTAATAAGTCATTCAGCAAGTACAAGGTAGACTCTGAAGGTTACAGTAACAGCGGCTTTCTTAAGCTCTGGCTTTCGAAACTAGCACCTTTAATACATGAaaagaatgcaaagttgaaggaaaCGTCCATTAAAGGAATCATATCAGTTTATTCTCATTTTGATTCAACAGCAGTCCTAAACTTTATTCTTAATTTGTCGATTGAAGAACAAAACCTTGTGAGGCGCTCGCTCAAGCAGTATACTCCTCGTATTGAGGTCGATCTGGTAAACTACTTGCAGAGCAAGAAAGAGCGTTCACGTCCCAAGTCTTATGAATATGAACAGATTGATTTTGGAACTTCTGAAGATGGTTATAATCCGACATCAAGGAATAGCTATCCTTTTGGAAGGGTCTCTGCTAGTTCCTTTGACAATGAATCTGGGAAGAGGATGCATGCAGTTCAAGAATCCACATATCTTACTGGTCGAACAACCTCTGATGTCCGCACTGATCATGCTAATCaatgttttgagccttcttctgaAGCTGATATTTTTACAGCAAGTCGGGAATCAAAGAGCAATGCTCGCTCAGTTGTAGAAGCTGCACGCTCGTGGGCAGATTATCCTGAAAAATCAGATGCCACCATTGATGATGAAAATTCTATTGGCACCCCTCGCCTGGATTTTGTCCGTCGTGTTTCTGATGGACATAATAATGCTGCTGTTACAACTGTCGGGAAAAATATACAAGACATGAATCAATTTGTCGACCTTAGTTCTGTGAAGGTTGTCTCGCATACAACTGACGGCCCCAGCGTACCACAACTTCTTCATCGG ATAATAAGTAATGATGGTGAAGTTTCATCCCAAGACAAGCAGGACGCATTGCAGCAGTTGCTGCAAGCATCTGCGAACAATGATAACTCTATATGGACAAAG GGAGCTTTCTCTATCGCTAGTTGCTGA
- the LOC123137474 gene encoding CLIP-associated protein isoform X4, which yields MEAALEAARSKDTKERLAGVERLHEALEAAARRGLTAAEVTALVDTCMDLTRDANFRVAQGGLHALSAAAVLAGDHFKIHLNALVPAAVERLGDGKQPVRDASRQLLVTLMEVSSPTIIVERAGSYAWTHKNWRVREEFVRTLATAVGLFASTELLLQRVFLSPVLQLLNDLNQSVREAAISCIQEMYKNMGSQFHEELQRHNLPSYMLKEINSRLDKIEPKVPSSDGARTQYKAMERSVSAHPKRGSPRKKNTSRESTLFGGDTDITEKPVEPIRVHSEKELFREIEKIASALNPEKDWSIRIAAMQRIEALVYGGAIDYPSFFMLLKQLVHPLSSQLADRRSSIVKQACHLLNVLSKELLSDFEACAEIFIPALFKLVVITVLVIAESSDNCVKTILRNCKVSRIVPLIADTSKNDRSAILRARCCEYALLILEYWADAPEIQRSADLYEDLIKCCVADAMSEVRATARSCYRMFIKTWPERSRRLFMSFDPAIQRIINDEDGGMHKRYPSSLHEKGAQLSRSSSHASGTHLTGYSTSSIVAMDKGAAISSESSLPSSMLLSQSKATSRHAERSIESVLSSSKQKVSAIESLLKGVGISGRQNFSAVRSTSLDLVQELILHPLVILIYRLLRLLRITFLCRVLHCWTHPSLA from the exons ATGGAGGCGGCGCTGGAGGCGGCGCGCTCCAAGGACACCAAGGAGCGCCTGGCTGGGGTGGAGCGGCTGCACGAGGCCCTGGAGGCCGCGGCGCGCCGCGGGCTCACCGCGGCCGAGGTCACGGCGCTCGTCGACACCTGCATGGATCTCACCAGGGACGCCAACTTCCGGGTCGCGCAGGGCGGCCTgcacgcgctctccgccgccgccgtgctcgccggcgaccacttcaAGATCCACCTCAACGCCCTCGTGCCCGCCGCCGTCGAGCGACTCGGCGATGGCAAGCAGCCGGTCCGTGACGCATCCCGCCAGCTCCTCGTCACGCTCATGGAG GTTTCTTCTCCAACAATCATTGTTGAAAGAGCTGGAAGTTATGCTTGGACTCACAAGAACTGGAGGGTGCGAGAAGAGTTTGTGCGCACCCTTGCAACGGCAGTTGGGCTTTTTGCTTCTACAGAGCTCCTTCTACAGCGAGTGTTTCTTTCACCT GTCCTGCAATTGTTGAATGATTTGAATCAAAGTGTTAGAGAGGCTGCAATCTCTTGTATTCAG GAGATGTACAAAAATATGGGATCTCAGTTCCATGAAGAGTTGCAGCGCCATAATCTGCCTTCTTATATG CTAAAGGAAATAAATTCAAGATTGGATAAAATAGAACCAAAGGTTCCCTCATCTGATGGTGCTAGAACGCAATATAAGGCCATGGAAAGATCTGTTAGTGCTCATCCCAAAAGAGGTAGTCCAAGGAAAAAAAACACATCAAGGGAAAGCACATTATTTGGAG GTGACACAGATATTACCGAAAAACCGGTGGAACCCATAAGAGTTCATTCAGAGAAAGAATTATTTAGAGAGATTGAGAAGATTGCATCTGCCCTTAATCCAGAAAAGGACTGGTCTATACGTATTGCTGCAATGCAAAGGATCGAAGCCTTGGTATATGGAG GCGCAATTGATTATCCATCATTTTTCATGCTCTTGAAGCAGCTAGTTCATCCATTGTCCTCTCAGCTAGCTGATCGACGGTCTAGCATTGTAAAGCAG GCATGTCATCTACTTAATGTACTATCGAAGGAACTCCTCAGCGACTTTGAAGCATGTGCTGAAATATTTATTCCG GCACTTTTTAAGCTTGTTGTCATAACTGTGCTCGTGATTGCCGAATCTTCAGACAACTGTGTAAAAACT ATCCTGCGGAACTGCAAGGTTTCACGTATTGTTCCACTTATAGCCGACACATCAAAAAATGACCGCAGTGCAATCCTCCGTGCCAG GTGTTGTGAGTATGCACTTCTAATATTGGAATATTGGGCCGATGCTCCAGAAATACAACGCTCAGCTGATTTATACGAAGATCTAATAAAGTGCTGTGTGGCAGATGCAATGAGCGAG GTTCGTGCAACTGCAAGAAGTTGCTATAGGATGTTCATAAAGACATGGCCTGAGCGTTCACGTCGGCTTTTTATGTCATTTGATCCTGCAATACAGAGG ATTATTAATGATGAAGATGGGGGTATGCACAAGCGATATCCTTCATCGTTGCATGAGAAGGGTGCTCAACTTTCTCGTTCCTCATCTCATGCAAGTGGTACACATTTGACCGGATACAGCACTTCATCTATTGTTGCAATGGACAAGGGTGCAGCAATTTCTTCCGAATCATCTCTCCCGTCAAGCATGCTCCTGTCGCAGTCGAAGGCAACTAGCAGACATGCTGAAAGAAGCATAGAGAGTGTGCTTAGTTCAAGCAAACAAAAGGTTTCAGCCATTGAGAGTTTATTGAAAGGCGTAGGCATCTCAGGCAGGCAAAATTTCTCAGCTGTGCGCTCAACAAGCTTGGATCTTG TGCAGGAGTTGATCCTCCATCCTCTCGTGATCCTCATATACCGCTTGCTGCGCCTGCTTCGGATCACCTTTCTTTGCAGAGTTCTGCATTGTTGGACTCATCCCTCCCTAGCATAA
- the LOC123137474 gene encoding CLIP-associated protein isoform X5, which yields MEAALEAARSKDTKERLAGVERLHEALEAAARRGLTAAEVTALVDTCMDLTRDANFRVAQGGLHALSAAAVLAGDHFKIHLNALVPAAVERLGDGKQPVRDASRQLLVTLMEVSSPTIIVERAGSYAWTHKNWRVREEFVRTLATAVGLFASTELLLQRVFLSPVLQLLNDLNQSVREAAISCIQEMYKNMGSQFHEELQRHNLPSYMLKEINSRLDKIEPKVPSSDGARTQYKAMERSVSAHPKRGSPRKKNTSRESTLFGGDTDITEKPVEPIRVHSEKELFREIEKIASALNPEKDWSIRIAAMQRIEALVYGGAIDYPSFFMLLKQLVHPLSSQLADRRSSIVKQACHLLNVLSKELLSDFEACAEIFIPALFKLVVITVLVIAESSDNCVKTILRNCKVSRIVPLIADTSKNDRSAILRARCCEYALLILEYWADAPEIQRSADLYEDLIKCCVADAMSEVRATARSCYRMFIKTWPERSRRLFMSFDPAIQRS from the exons ATGGAGGCGGCGCTGGAGGCGGCGCGCTCCAAGGACACCAAGGAGCGCCTGGCTGGGGTGGAGCGGCTGCACGAGGCCCTGGAGGCCGCGGCGCGCCGCGGGCTCACCGCGGCCGAGGTCACGGCGCTCGTCGACACCTGCATGGATCTCACCAGGGACGCCAACTTCCGGGTCGCGCAGGGCGGCCTgcacgcgctctccgccgccgccgtgctcgccggcgaccacttcaAGATCCACCTCAACGCCCTCGTGCCCGCCGCCGTCGAGCGACTCGGCGATGGCAAGCAGCCGGTCCGTGACGCATCCCGCCAGCTCCTCGTCACGCTCATGGAG GTTTCTTCTCCAACAATCATTGTTGAAAGAGCTGGAAGTTATGCTTGGACTCACAAGAACTGGAGGGTGCGAGAAGAGTTTGTGCGCACCCTTGCAACGGCAGTTGGGCTTTTTGCTTCTACAGAGCTCCTTCTACAGCGAGTGTTTCTTTCACCT GTCCTGCAATTGTTGAATGATTTGAATCAAAGTGTTAGAGAGGCTGCAATCTCTTGTATTCAG GAGATGTACAAAAATATGGGATCTCAGTTCCATGAAGAGTTGCAGCGCCATAATCTGCCTTCTTATATG CTAAAGGAAATAAATTCAAGATTGGATAAAATAGAACCAAAGGTTCCCTCATCTGATGGTGCTAGAACGCAATATAAGGCCATGGAAAGATCTGTTAGTGCTCATCCCAAAAGAGGTAGTCCAAGGAAAAAAAACACATCAAGGGAAAGCACATTATTTGGAG GTGACACAGATATTACCGAAAAACCGGTGGAACCCATAAGAGTTCATTCAGAGAAAGAATTATTTAGAGAGATTGAGAAGATTGCATCTGCCCTTAATCCAGAAAAGGACTGGTCTATACGTATTGCTGCAATGCAAAGGATCGAAGCCTTGGTATATGGAG GCGCAATTGATTATCCATCATTTTTCATGCTCTTGAAGCAGCTAGTTCATCCATTGTCCTCTCAGCTAGCTGATCGACGGTCTAGCATTGTAAAGCAG GCATGTCATCTACTTAATGTACTATCGAAGGAACTCCTCAGCGACTTTGAAGCATGTGCTGAAATATTTATTCCG GCACTTTTTAAGCTTGTTGTCATAACTGTGCTCGTGATTGCCGAATCTTCAGACAACTGTGTAAAAACT ATCCTGCGGAACTGCAAGGTTTCACGTATTGTTCCACTTATAGCCGACACATCAAAAAATGACCGCAGTGCAATCCTCCGTGCCAG GTGTTGTGAGTATGCACTTCTAATATTGGAATATTGGGCCGATGCTCCAGAAATACAACGCTCAGCTGATTTATACGAAGATCTAATAAAGTGCTGTGTGGCAGATGCAATGAGCGAG GTTCGTGCAACTGCAAGAAGTTGCTATAGGATGTTCATAAAGACATGGCCTGAGCGTTCACGTCGGCTTTTTATGTCATTTGATCCTGCAATACAGAGG TCATAA